From the Leucobacter tenebrionis genome, one window contains:
- a CDS encoding helix-turn-helix domain-containing protein, translated as MAIVVRIDVELAKRKMSVGEFAERVGLTPANVAVLKNGRAKAVRFTTLDAMCRVLGCQPGDLLEWVPDDDA; from the coding sequence ATGGCCATCGTCGTTCGCATCGACGTCGAGCTCGCGAAGCGCAAGATGAGCGTGGGCGAGTTCGCCGAGCGCGTCGGCCTCACCCCCGCGAACGTCGCCGTGCTGAAGAACGGCCGCGCCAAGGCGGTGCGCTTCACGACGCTCGACGCGATGTGCCGGGTGCTCGGGTGCCAGCCGGGCGACCTGCTCGAGTGGGTTCCCGACGACGACGCCTGA
- a CDS encoding DUF2975 domain-containing protein, with product MLQSRWIVLLLRAVLIVAALWLVVLLALAMPGELSDEPLSFRVPVQIALSLVILCVLAVIVCIWRLLTLTRRDRIFSEASRRWVDAIVWALSIGWSVLALLALTATSIIYFTPELRDPGFPMLLFGIVVLAVLPVLLMLVMRGLLRQATGYRSELEEVI from the coding sequence ATGCTTCAATCACGTTGGATCGTTCTCCTGCTCCGCGCCGTCCTCATCGTCGCCGCGCTCTGGCTCGTCGTGCTCCTCGCCCTCGCCATGCCCGGCGAACTCTCGGACGAACCGCTCTCCTTCCGCGTTCCCGTGCAGATCGCGCTCTCGCTGGTGATCCTCTGCGTCCTGGCGGTGATCGTCTGCATCTGGCGGCTGCTCACGCTCACGCGCCGCGACCGCATCTTCAGCGAGGCCTCGCGCCGCTGGGTCGACGCGATCGTGTGGGCGCTCAGCATCGGCTGGTCGGTGCTCGCCCTGCTCGCCCTTACCGCGACCTCGATCATCTATTTCACACCCGAGCTTCGCGACCCCGGCTTCCCCATGCTGCTGTTCGGGATCGTCGTGCTCGCAGTCCTGCCCGTCCTGCTCATGCTGGTGATGCGCGGGCTGCTGCGCCAAGCCACCGGCTACCGGTCCGAACTCGAAGAGGTCATCTGA
- a CDS encoding DUF6458 family protein: protein MGMGSGIVLFVIGAIMAFALNVQVAWIDLNMVGYLLMGAGAVIFFISLILYFSRRRGAGTADPVDRGIE, encoded by the coding sequence ATGGGTATGGGGTCGGGAATCGTGCTCTTCGTCATCGGCGCGATCATGGCGTTCGCGCTCAACGTCCAGGTCGCGTGGATCGATCTCAACATGGTCGGCTACCTCCTGATGGGGGCCGGTGCCGTGATCTTCTTCATCTCGCTCATCCTCTACTTCTCGCGGCGCCGAGGCGCCGGTACCGCGGATCCGGTCGACCGCGGCATCGAGTAA
- a CDS encoding NYN domain-containing protein produces MANTQNGRVAVYLDFDNIVLSWYDRVHGRNSYARDRQRIAEDPSDAEIAGRLRDAVIDVGAVIDYASSYGTLVLTRAYADWSSPINADYRSQLVARAVDLVQLFPAAAYAKNGADIRLAVDAVEDMFRLDDLTHVIIVAGDSDYVPLAQRCKRLGRYVVGIGVAGSTAKALTAACDEFASYDSLPGVEQPQREQQPAKRQRRGKAVAASKETSAIEAAEAVEAGGSGEGEESAGAGEAADAPEAAAETTRGKRGASAGRNLAPAPAESVADDLDDADEGDDDDDTDIAVTGLLIRALWLGQEKDDSGWLHSSAVKQQMRRMDPSFNEKALGFRSFSDFLKSRADVAELEETGHERLVRLRDQTP; encoded by the coding sequence GTGGCGAATACTCAGAACGGCCGTGTCGCGGTCTACCTCGACTTCGATAACATCGTGCTCTCCTGGTACGACCGGGTGCACGGGCGCAACTCCTACGCCAGAGACCGGCAGCGGATCGCCGAGGATCCCTCCGACGCCGAGATCGCGGGCCGGCTCCGCGACGCGGTGATCGACGTCGGGGCCGTGATCGACTACGCCTCGTCGTACGGCACGCTCGTGCTCACGCGCGCCTACGCCGACTGGTCCTCGCCCATCAACGCCGACTACCGCTCGCAGCTGGTCGCCCGCGCGGTCGACCTCGTGCAGCTCTTCCCGGCTGCGGCCTATGCCAAGAACGGCGCGGATATCAGGCTCGCCGTGGACGCGGTCGAAGACATGTTTCGCCTCGACGACCTCACCCACGTGATCATCGTGGCGGGGGACTCCGACTACGTTCCGCTGGCGCAGCGCTGCAAGCGGCTCGGCCGGTACGTGGTCGGGATCGGCGTCGCCGGATCCACGGCCAAGGCGCTCACGGCGGCGTGCGACGAGTTCGCCTCGTATGACTCGCTGCCCGGCGTCGAGCAGCCCCAGCGCGAGCAGCAGCCCGCGAAGCGGCAGCGACGGGGCAAGGCCGTGGCCGCCTCGAAGGAGACCTCCGCGATCGAGGCTGCGGAGGCCGTCGAGGCTGGGGGATCCGGCGAAGGCGAGGAGTCGGCCGGGGCCGGCGAGGCCGCCGACGCTCCCGAAGCGGCCGCGGAAACGACGCGCGGGAAGCGCGGGGCCTCCGCGGGCCGCAACCTCGCCCCGGCTCCCGCCGAGTCCGTCGCGGATGACCTCGACGATGCCGATGAGGGCGACGACGATGACGACACCGACATCGCGGTGACCGGTCTGCTCATCCGCGCGCTGTGGCTCGGCCAGGAGAAGGACGACTCGGGGTGGCTGCACAGCTCAGCCGTGAAGCAGCAGATGCGCCGCATGGACCCGTCGTTCAACGAGAAGGCGCTGGGCTTCCGGTCGTTCTCGGATTTCCTGAAGTCCCGCGCCGACGTCGCGGAGCTCGAGGAGACGGGGCACGAGCGCCTCGTGCGCCTGCGCGACCAGACCCCGTAG
- the pstB gene encoding phosphate ABC transporter ATP-binding protein PstB, protein MSKRIEVNDLNVYYGSFLAVEGVSINIEPRSVTAFIGPSGCGKSTFLRTLNRMHEVIPGARVEGEVLLDGDDLYGPGVDPVLVRRQVGMVFQRPNPFPTMSIRENVLAGVNLNNRKISKSDGDDLVERSLRGANLWNEVKDRLDKPGSGLSGGQQQRLCIARAIAVSPEVLLMDEPCSALDPISTLAIEDLIDELKQEYTIVIVTHNMQQASRVSDRTAFFNIAGTGKPGKLIEYDDTSKIFSTPSVKATEDYVSGRFG, encoded by the coding sequence ATGTCCAAGCGCATCGAAGTCAACGACCTCAACGTCTACTACGGCAGCTTCCTCGCCGTGGAGGGCGTCTCCATCAACATCGAGCCGCGCAGCGTCACCGCGTTCATCGGACCCTCGGGCTGCGGCAAGTCGACGTTCCTGCGCACCCTCAACCGCATGCACGAGGTCATCCCCGGCGCGCGCGTCGAGGGCGAGGTGCTGCTCGACGGCGATGACCTCTACGGCCCCGGCGTCGATCCCGTGCTCGTGCGCCGCCAGGTCGGCATGGTCTTCCAGCGCCCCAACCCGTTCCCCACGATGTCGATCCGTGAGAACGTGCTCGCCGGCGTCAACCTCAACAACCGCAAGATCTCGAAGAGCGACGGCGACGACCTCGTGGAGCGCTCGCTGCGGGGCGCCAACCTGTGGAACGAGGTGAAGGATCGCCTCGACAAGCCGGGCTCGGGCCTCTCGGGCGGTCAGCAGCAGCGCCTCTGCATCGCCCGCGCCATCGCGGTCTCGCCCGAGGTGCTGCTCATGGACGAGCCCTGCTCGGCGCTCGACCCGATCTCGACCCTCGCGATCGAGGATCTGATCGACGAGCTGAAGCAGGAGTACACGATCGTCATCGTGACCCACAACATGCAGCAGGCCTCGCGCGTCTCTGACCGCACCGCGTTCTTCAACATCGCCGGCACCGGCAAGCCGGGCAAGCTCATCGAGTACGACGACACGTCGAAGATCTTCTCCACGCCCAGCGTGAAGGCGACCGAGGACTACGTCTCGGGCCGCTTCGGGTAG
- the pstA gene encoding phosphate ABC transporter permease PstA: MALTVRPVSSGSVLTGNRLPKPAPWIILGASLVVSLALFGLLAVAGGGEFNLVGAVLVGLILHLAVTTAISAAVEGRRQATDRFVTNLVTGAFLLAMVPLVSVAITVIGNGIGRLDPEFFNSSMRNVTGEGGGALHAMMGTLMITLAATIISVPLGLMTSIYLVEYGSGRLAKVITFLVDVMTGIPSIVAGLFAYAAFALFLGPGVRMGIIGSVALSVLMIPVVVRSSEEMLRLVPNELREASYALGVSKWLTIMKVVLPTSIAGITTGIMLSISRVIGETAPLLITAGFTASMNYNLFNDRMQSLPVFVYTQFANQGNPAWAFIDRAWAAALVLILIVMALNLIARFVAKKFSPKTGR; this comes from the coding sequence ATGGCACTCACCGTCCGCCCCGTCTCGTCCGGCTCCGTGCTCACCGGCAACCGGCTGCCGAAGCCCGCCCCGTGGATCATCCTCGGCGCGAGCCTGGTCGTCTCACTCGCGCTCTTCGGCCTGCTCGCGGTGGCGGGCGGGGGCGAGTTCAACCTGGTGGGCGCGGTGCTCGTCGGCCTGATCCTGCACCTCGCCGTGACCACGGCCATCTCAGCCGCCGTCGAGGGGCGCCGTCAAGCGACCGATCGCTTCGTGACCAACCTCGTCACCGGCGCCTTCCTGCTCGCGATGGTGCCGCTCGTCTCGGTGGCGATCACCGTCATCGGCAACGGCATCGGGCGCCTGGATCCCGAGTTCTTCAACTCCTCCATGCGCAACGTCACGGGCGAGGGCGGCGGTGCACTGCACGCCATGATGGGCACGCTGATGATCACCCTCGCGGCGACCATCATCTCGGTGCCGCTCGGCCTCATGACCTCGATCTACCTGGTCGAGTACGGCAGCGGCCGGCTGGCCAAGGTCATCACCTTCCTGGTCGATGTCATGACGGGCATCCCCTCGATCGTCGCGGGTCTGTTCGCCTACGCCGCCTTCGCGCTGTTCCTCGGGCCGGGGGTGCGCATGGGCATCATCGGCTCCGTCGCGCTCTCGGTGCTGATGATCCCCGTCGTGGTGCGCTCGAGCGAGGAGATGCTGCGCCTCGTGCCCAACGAGCTGCGCGAGGCCTCGTACGCCCTGGGCGTCTCGAAGTGGCTGACCATCATGAAGGTCGTGCTGCCCACCTCGATCGCCGGAATCACCACGGGCATCATGCTCTCCATCTCACGCGTGATCGGCGAGACCGCCCCGCTGCTCATCACGGCGGGCTTCACCGCGAGCATGAACTACAACCTCTTCAACGACCGCATGCAGTCGCTGCCCGTGTTCGTGTACACCCAGTTCGCGAACCAGGGCAACCCGGCGTGGGCGTTCATCGACCGCGCCTGGGCCGCCGCGCTCGTGCTCATCCTCATCGTCATGGCGCTCAACCTCATCGCACGCTTCGTGGCGAAGAAGTTCTCACCCAAGACCGGCCGCTAG
- the pstC gene encoding phosphate ABC transporter permease subunit PstC produces MTSATTTRKPVLSLGDRIFSRSAVFAGSMILVTLAAVAAFLIAQSIPAFFATNETASLLPENFWSYVWPLIFGTIWAAVLALIIALPLAIGIALFISHYAPRRVSAVLGYIVDLLAAVPSVVFGLWGIGVLAPAAQPVFVWLNTHLGWIPLFGGTVSGTGRTILTAALVLAVMVLPIMTAICREVFLQAPVLHEEAALALGATRWEMIRLAVLPFGRPGIVSAAMLGLGRALGETMAVAMVLSATGLVSIRLLTSENPSTIAANIALSFPEAYGENVNVLIATGLILFIVTFLVNAIARWIVSRRAEFSGAN; encoded by the coding sequence GTGACTTCAGCCACGACCACACGGAAACCCGTGCTGAGCCTCGGCGACCGCATCTTCTCGCGCTCCGCGGTCTTCGCGGGCAGCATGATCCTCGTCACGCTGGCCGCGGTCGCCGCCTTCCTCATCGCCCAGAGCATCCCCGCGTTCTTCGCGACCAACGAGACCGCCTCGCTGCTGCCCGAGAACTTCTGGTCGTACGTCTGGCCGCTCATCTTCGGCACGATCTGGGCCGCCGTGCTCGCGCTGATCATCGCGCTTCCCCTCGCCATCGGCATCGCGCTCTTCATCTCCCACTACGCCCCCCGCAGGGTGTCGGCGGTGCTCGGGTACATCGTGGATCTGCTCGCCGCGGTGCCCAGCGTAGTCTTCGGTCTCTGGGGCATCGGCGTGCTGGCGCCCGCCGCTCAACCGGTGTTCGTCTGGCTCAACACTCACCTGGGTTGGATCCCCCTCTTCGGCGGCACCGTCTCGGGCACCGGCCGCACGATCCTCACCGCCGCGCTCGTACTCGCCGTCATGGTGCTGCCGATCATGACCGCGATCTGCCGAGAGGTCTTCCTGCAGGCTCCGGTGCTGCATGAGGAGGCGGCACTCGCGCTCGGGGCGACCCGCTGGGAGATGATCCGACTCGCCGTGCTGCCCTTCGGCCGCCCCGGCATCGTGTCGGCCGCGATGCTCGGCCTCGGCCGCGCGCTCGGCGAGACGATGGCGGTCGCGATGGTGCTCTCGGCCACCGGCCTCGTCAGCATCCGGCTGCTCACCAGCGAGAACCCCTCCACCATCGCGGCCAACATCGCGCTCTCCTTCCCCGAGGCCTACGGCGAGAACGTCAACGTGCTGATCGCCACCGGCCTCATCCTCTTCATCGTCACGTTCCTGGTCAACGCGATCGCCCGCTGGATCGTGAGCCGCCGCGCCGAGTTCTCTGGAGCCAACTGA
- the pstS gene encoding phosphate ABC transporter substrate-binding protein PstS, whose translation MKLSAFAKVAAIGGIAALTLTSCAANEGGAPAEGGDAPASSLTGTLVGGGASSQGSAQEAWTAGFQTAHADVTVNYDPAGSGAGRETFQQGASAFAGSDRAFKTDEISAGPFDSCATDAIVEFPAYISPIAIIFNLEGVDSLDLDAATVAKIFNGSITKWNDPAIAEQNPDATLPDQNITAVHRSDDSGTTGNFTEYLSAAAADDWTAGSIETWPTEFGGEGAQGTSGVVEAVTNGVGTIGYADASRAEGLGTVAIKVGEEYVDYSPEAAAAIVDASTVEEGRTEHDIAIELDRTSSADGVYPIVLVSYLIGCEEYQDAANAELVKEYFSYIISEEGQDLAAEAAGSAPISADLRSKIEPAIAAIK comes from the coding sequence GTGAAGCTTTCTGCATTCGCAAAGGTCGCCGCCATCGGCGGCATCGCCGCGCTCACCCTCACCTCGTGCGCAGCGAACGAGGGCGGCGCCCCCGCCGAGGGCGGCGACGCTCCGGCTTCGTCGCTCACCGGCACCCTCGTGGGCGGCGGCGCGTCGTCGCAGGGATCCGCTCAGGAGGCCTGGACCGCCGGCTTCCAGACGGCGCACGCCGACGTCACCGTGAACTACGACCCGGCCGGCTCGGGCGCGGGCCGCGAGACCTTCCAGCAGGGCGCATCGGCGTTCGCGGGCAGCGACCGCGCGTTCAAGACCGACGAGATCTCGGCCGGCCCCTTCGACAGCTGCGCCACCGACGCGATCGTCGAGTTCCCCGCCTACATCTCGCCCATCGCGATCATCTTCAACCTCGAGGGCGTCGACTCGCTCGACCTCGACGCGGCCACCGTGGCGAAGATCTTCAACGGCTCGATCACCAAGTGGAACGACCCCGCGATCGCCGAGCAGAACCCCGACGCGACGCTGCCGGATCAGAACATCACCGCCGTGCACCGCTCGGACGACTCGGGCACCACCGGCAACTTCACCGAGTACCTCTCGGCCGCCGCGGCCGACGATTGGACCGCGGGCTCGATCGAGACCTGGCCGACCGAGTTCGGCGGCGAGGGTGCGCAGGGCACCTCGGGCGTCGTCGAGGCCGTGACCAACGGCGTCGGCACCATCGGCTACGCCGATGCCTCCCGCGCCGAGGGCCTGGGCACCGTCGCGATCAAGGTGGGCGAGGAGTACGTCGACTACTCCCCCGAGGCCGCAGCCGCGATCGTGGACGCGTCGACCGTCGAGGAGGGCCGCACCGAGCACGACATCGCGATCGAGCTCGACCGCACCAGCAGCGCCGACGGGGTCTACCCGATCGTGCTCGTGAGCTACCTCATCGGCTGCGAGGAGTACCAGGACGCCGCAAACGCGGAGCTCGTCAAGGAGTACTTCAGCTACATCATCAGCGAAGAGGGTCAGGATCTCGCGGCCGAGGCCGCGGGCAGCGCCCCCATCTCGGCCGACCTGCGCAGCAAGATCGAGCCGGCCATCGCGGCGATCAAGTGA
- a CDS encoding NUDIX hydrolase, producing MSPTATKKRSSKGAAAGGAATEVLAAGTVCWRRVYDEHGDPQILVLLIHRAKQRDVSFPKGKLDPGESMPRAAVRETREETGYRVSLGVNLGTIHYALSGGRSKTVQYWAAKVTAKAEARAKFKPNDEVQAIEWVPAEQARERLSYEADRELYDVFLKLVERDLVDTFSVTLLRHAKAEPRSSAFPVDHLRPLADAGEEQAETLVPILRSFGPRRIYSSTATRCLSTVAPLAEQLGKRVRAKKSLSQDNWDEGDLASLRKLVAKVLGRGRNAILCSHRPVLPDLARELALATGSPLGPYLDKAASLPPAGFSVLHFSRSQPEAGIVAVETYPIKH from the coding sequence GTGAGCCCGACGGCCACGAAGAAGCGCTCCTCGAAGGGCGCCGCCGCGGGAGGCGCGGCGACCGAGGTGCTCGCGGCGGGCACCGTGTGCTGGCGCCGCGTCTACGACGAGCACGGCGATCCGCAGATCCTCGTACTGCTGATCCACCGCGCCAAGCAGCGCGACGTATCGTTCCCGAAGGGCAAGCTCGACCCGGGCGAGAGCATGCCTCGGGCCGCCGTGCGCGAGACCCGCGAGGAGACCGGCTACCGGGTGTCGCTCGGCGTCAACCTCGGCACGATCCACTACGCGCTCAGCGGCGGCCGCTCGAAGACCGTGCAGTACTGGGCCGCGAAGGTCACCGCGAAAGCCGAGGCCCGCGCCAAGTTCAAGCCGAACGACGAGGTGCAGGCCATCGAGTGGGTGCCCGCGGAGCAGGCGCGCGAGCGGCTCAGCTACGAAGCCGACCGCGAGCTCTACGACGTGTTCCTGAAGCTCGTCGAGCGCGACCTGGTCGATACGTTCTCGGTGACGCTGCTGCGGCACGCGAAAGCCGAGCCCCGCAGCAGCGCGTTTCCGGTCGACCATCTGAGGCCGCTCGCCGACGCCGGCGAGGAGCAGGCCGAGACGCTCGTGCCGATCCTCCGCTCCTTCGGACCGCGACGCATCTACTCGTCGACGGCGACCCGCTGCCTCTCGACAGTCGCCCCTCTGGCGGAGCAGCTCGGCAAACGCGTGCGCGCCAAGAAATCGCTCAGTCAGGACAACTGGGACGAGGGCGACCTCGCCTCGCTGCGCAAGCTCGTGGCGAAGGTCCTCGGGCGAGGCCGCAACGCGATCCTCTGCAGCCACCGGCCCGTGCTGCCCGACCTGGCGCGCGAGCTCGCGCTCGCGACGGGCAGCCCGCTGGGGCCCTACCTCGACAAGGCGGCCTCGCTGCCGCCCGCGGGCTTCTCGGTGCTGCACTTCTCGCGGTCGCAGCCGGAGGCGGGCATCGTCGCGGTCGAGACCTACCCGATCAAGCACTGA
- a CDS encoding RNA degradosome polyphosphate kinase, with protein MTEETRENAVERAELPADRYIDRELSWLAFNQRVLELAEDPGVPLLERANFLAIFASNLDEFFMVRVAGLKRRIVTGLALPTNVGRAPTDVLADINRTAYELQLRHARCFREQVQPGLAEAGIRVVEWEQLDAADRVHLTNYYEQHIYPILMPLAVDPAHPFPYISGRALNLSIRVRNPQTEKVEFARLKVPQMIPRYVRVDQRESIDDVRFIALEELIANQLDGLFPGMEVLDHHVFRVTRNEDMEIEEDETENLIQALEKELLRRRFGPPIRLEISDDMDEATLALLVSEFDIDEQQVYTLPAPLDLSGLFALSGIRRPDLKFKPHIPVTHPQFRTNSPSEKPDVFGAIARREVLVHHPYESFSTSVQAFVEQAATDPDVLAIKQTLYRTSGDSPIVASLIKAAEAGKQVLALVEVKARFDEEANITWARKLEQAGVHVVYGLVGLKTHCKLVHVIREEQGRLAHYCHIGTGNYNPKTSRIYEDFGLFTSSPEVGRDVTKLFNVLSGYAIETDYDRLLVAPLQLRSGLLERIEREAENARAGLPSGIRLKANSMVDEAIIDALYRASQDGVPVDVWVRGICSIRAGVPGLSENIRVRSVLGRYLEHSRIYAFENAGEREVFIGSADLMHRNLDRRIEVLVRIEDREHLARIDRFFDFAFSDEVSSWRMLPDGNWQRRVVSEEGEPLPDLQDLVMIDRTEARSRRNR; from the coding sequence ATGACCGAAGAAACCCGAGAGAACGCCGTCGAACGGGCAGAGCTGCCCGCCGACCGGTACATCGATCGCGAGCTGAGCTGGCTCGCGTTCAATCAGCGCGTGCTCGAACTCGCAGAGGATCCGGGGGTGCCGCTGCTCGAGCGGGCCAACTTCCTCGCCATCTTCGCGTCGAACCTCGACGAGTTCTTCATGGTGCGCGTCGCGGGCCTGAAGCGCCGCATCGTCACCGGTCTCGCGCTTCCCACCAACGTCGGGCGCGCTCCCACCGACGTGCTGGCCGACATCAACCGCACCGCCTACGAGCTGCAGCTGCGCCACGCCAGGTGCTTCCGCGAGCAGGTGCAGCCCGGGCTCGCCGAGGCCGGCATCCGGGTGGTCGAGTGGGAGCAGCTCGACGCGGCCGATCGGGTGCACCTCACGAACTACTACGAGCAGCACATCTACCCGATCCTCATGCCGCTCGCGGTCGATCCCGCGCATCCGTTCCCCTATATCTCGGGCCGCGCGCTCAACCTCTCCATCCGCGTGCGCAACCCGCAGACCGAGAAGGTCGAGTTCGCCCGGCTCAAGGTGCCGCAGATGATCCCGCGGTACGTGCGCGTGGATCAGCGCGAGAGCATCGACGACGTGCGCTTCATCGCGCTCGAGGAGTTGATCGCCAATCAGCTCGACGGCCTCTTCCCCGGCATGGAGGTGCTCGACCACCACGTCTTCCGCGTGACCCGCAACGAGGACATGGAGATCGAGGAGGACGAGACCGAGAACCTCATCCAGGCGCTCGAGAAGGAGCTGCTGCGCCGCAGGTTCGGCCCGCCGATCCGACTCGAGATCTCCGACGATATGGACGAGGCGACGCTGGCGCTGCTCGTCAGCGAGTTCGACATCGACGAGCAGCAGGTCTACACGCTGCCCGCCCCGCTCGATCTCAGCGGCCTCTTCGCCCTCAGCGGCATCCGTCGGCCCGACCTCAAGTTCAAGCCGCACATCCCGGTCACGCATCCCCAGTTCCGCACGAACTCGCCGAGCGAGAAGCCCGATGTCTTCGGAGCGATCGCGCGGCGCGAGGTGCTGGTGCACCACCCCTACGAATCGTTCTCGACGAGCGTGCAGGCGTTCGTCGAGCAGGCGGCCACCGATCCCGACGTGCTCGCCATCAAGCAGACCCTGTACCGCACCTCGGGCGACAGCCCCATCGTCGCGTCGCTCATCAAGGCGGCCGAGGCCGGCAAGCAGGTGCTCGCGCTCGTCGAGGTGAAGGCCCGCTTCGACGAGGAGGCCAACATCACGTGGGCCCGCAAGCTCGAGCAGGCCGGCGTGCACGTGGTCTACGGTCTCGTGGGCCTCAAGACGCACTGCAAGCTCGTGCACGTGATCCGCGAGGAGCAGGGCCGCCTCGCCCACTACTGCCACATCGGCACGGGCAACTACAACCCGAAGACGAGCCGCATCTACGAGGACTTCGGCCTCTTCACCTCGTCTCCCGAGGTCGGCCGCGACGTGACCAAGCTCTTCAACGTGCTCTCCGGGTACGCGATCGAGACCGACTACGACCGTCTGCTCGTCGCTCCGCTGCAGCTGCGAAGCGGTCTGCTCGAGCGCATCGAGCGCGAGGCCGAGAACGCCCGCGCCGGCCTCCCCAGCGGCATCAGGCTGAAGGCCAACTCGATGGTCGACGAGGCCATCATCGATGCGCTCTACCGCGCGAGCCAGGACGGCGTGCCCGTCGACGTGTGGGTGCGCGGCATCTGCTCGATCCGCGCCGGAGTGCCGGGCCTCTCCGAGAACATCCGCGTGCGCTCGGTGCTCGGCCGCTACCTCGAGCACTCCCGCATCTACGCCTTCGAGAACGCCGGCGAGCGCGAGGTGTTCATCGGCAGCGCCGACCTCATGCACCGCAATCTCGACCGCCGCATCGAGGTGCTCGTGCGCATCGAGGATCGCGAGCACCTCGCCCGCATCGACCGCTTCTTCGATTTCGCCTTCAGCGACGAGGTGTCGTCCTGGCGCATGCTGCCCGACGGCAACTGGCAGCGCCGCGTGGTGAGCGAGGAGGGCGAGCCGCTGCCCGACCTGCAGGACCTCGTCATGATCGACCGCACCGAGGCTCGCTCCCGGAGAAACCGGTGA